The Anastrepha ludens isolate Willacy chromosome 2, idAnaLude1.1, whole genome shotgun sequence genome contains a region encoding:
- the LOC128855424 gene encoding uncharacterized protein LOC128855424: MSHKASSAPMNQLPQLDENNENCVIDIATMQIADDSNCTRIAMSTVTNHDSSNNSNNKFTYADEDSNRERNPTTNVERVECAVGDSESNNEVEMKTEIESENVQIEDEHEGGSKEQIHQHCLNELEINQVEEEQIIAELVDASTQGRCTEAKQSNRMRVAFGIILRLMLPLANSVMLSFKGIRDARFLRALKTITSSRQALTNLMAFAANTISLNLSSVQVSQRIDPILKLLKIRKTGDGVESLPDTPSIDNAPYFPISALPSPPLTPTIPGKSVSPSEQLGFSPFVRESSGAMPAFSNDKQKITAPEQPASKCCTLDVLAEPPAGQPIRADIVFIHGLHGSVVNTWKQGLWENDRQPEGFERPPKPPVRPPKRPKHSRSVLLHPPHKHKRARFTRSDTNQLLTQEEMEYEGVKDLDDGFFDATEQELGNGISYVCGVPQDIQNCDGIEYSFPTFRLRLNDNGRQLQSEFEPMHEDADGEPNINPPKVANNSSKRKNTTKLSADDPNYSKCWPADWLPLDCPGVRVIALNYTTDPYLWRPLWKKKEPRSNLIERAREMAELLIKHRVGYGQPIVWVGHSKGGLFIKQIIVDAWESGRTATAPLWRSSRGVFFYSVPHRGSHLACIKAPFLTRSVEMLDIEKNNKYLLDLHRRFAGLYHLGHIKIEVFSFIETALTLMSVLYLRIVGVDSADPGFGDVCGIRLDHREICKPRGRDCILYKELVKMIKKVC, from the exons ATGAGCCATAAAGCATCTTCTGCACCGATGAACCAGCTACCGCAATTGGATGAGAACAATGAGAACTGTGTGATTGATATAGCCACAATGCAAATTGCTGATGATAGCAACTGTACTCGTATAGCCATGTCAACAGTGACGAATCACGACAgcagcaacaatagcaacaataagTTCACATATGCAGATGAGGATAGTAATAGGGAGAGAAATCCCACCACCAACGTGGAGCGAGTGGAGTGTGCAGTGGGTGATAGTGAAAGTAACAATGAAGTGGAAATGAAAACGGAAATCGAAAGTGAAAATGTACAAATTGAGGATGAGCATGAGGGCGGTAGCAAGGAACAGATACACCAACATTGCCTGAATGAGTTGGAAATCAACCAAGTTGAGGAAGAACAAATTATTGCGGAGTTAGTGGATGCAAGTACACAAGGACGATGTACAGAAGC CAAGCAAAGCAATCGTATGCGCGTCGCCTTTGGCATAATTTTGCGATTAATGCTGCCACTCGCTAATAGCGTAATGCTTAGCTTCAAAGGTATACGCGATGCGCGATTTCTGCGCGCTTTGAAAACCATCACTTCCAGCCGACAGGCGCTAACCAATCTGATGGCGTTTGCGGCCAATACTATATCGTTGAATTTGTCGTCAGTGCAAG TTTCCCAACGGATCGATCCAATTTTAAAACTTCTGAAAATACGTAAGACTGGCGATGGGGTTGAAAGTCTTCCAGATACGCCTTCCATAGACAATGCTCCCTACTTTCCAATCTCTGCACTACCTAGCCCGCCACTGACACCAACAATACCCGGCAAATCTGTTTCACCTTCAGAGCAGCTGGGATTTTCGCCTTTCGTTCGAGAATCTTCCGGAGCAATGCCAGCTTTTTCCAACGATAAGCAAAAAATCACAGCACCAGAACAACCCGCGTCGAAATGCTGTACATTAGATGTGCTGGCAGAACCGCCAGCAGGACAGCCTATACGCGCCGATATTGTCTTCATACATGGATTGCATGGTTCAGTTGTGAATACATGGAAGCAGGGTCTCTGGGAAAACGACCGTCAACCGGAGGGTTTCGAGCGACCCCCAAAACCACCAGTACGGCCACCTAAGCGGCCAAAGCACTCACGCTCCGTCTTGTTACATCCACCACACAAGCATAAGCGTGCGCGATTCACGCGCAGTGACACGAATCAGCTGCTAACACAGGAGGAAATGGAGTATGAAGGAGTTAAAGACTTGGATGATGGGTTCTTCGATGCGACGGAGCAGGAATTGGGAAATGG TATCTCCTATGTTTGTGGCGTGCCGCAAGATATACAAAACTGTGATGGAATTGAATACAGCTTTCCCACGTTCCGCTTGCGCTTGAACGACAACGGTCGGCAATTGCAAAGTGAATTCGAACCGATGCACGAAGACGCAGATGGTGAGCCTAACATCAACCCGCCAAAGGTGGCGAATAATAGCAGTAAgagaaaaaacacaacaaaacttTCAGCCGACGATCCGAATTATTCCAAATGCTGGCCGGCTGATTGGCTACCACTAGACTGCCCTGGCGTTCGCGTCATAGCTCTTAACTACACCACCGATCCATATCTTTGGCGACCACTGTGGAAAAAGAAAGAACCGCGCTCTAACCTCATCGAACGTGCTCGTGAAATGGCCGAGTTGCTGATCAAGCATCGTGTCGGCTATGGTCAACCTATTGTATGGGTGGGCCATTCTAAAGGCGGTCTCTTCATCAAGCAAATTATCGTCGATGCCTGGGAAAGTGGACGCACGGCTACAGCACCGCTGTGGCGTTCTTCACGTGGCGTATTCTTCTATTCGGTGCCCCATCGTGGCTCGCACTTGGCCTGCATTAAAGCGCCGTTCTTAACACGTTCCGTTGAGATGCTGGATATTGAGAAGA ataataaatatttattggacTTGCATCGTCGCTTCGCAGGCCTCTATCACTTGGGTCACATCAAAATTGAAGTGTTCAGTTTTATAGAGACTGCATTAACGCTAATGTCCGTGCTGTATCTGCGCATTGTGGGGGTGGATTCAGCAG ATCCTGGTTTTGGTGATGTGTGCGGTATACGCTTGGATCATCGCGAGATTTGCAAGCCACGTGGCAGAGACTGCATTCTATACAAAGAATTAgtcaaaatgattaaaaaagtaTGTTGA